From one Desmodus rotundus isolate HL8 chromosome X, HLdesRot8A.1, whole genome shotgun sequence genomic stretch:
- the LOC112299981 gene encoding polyadenylate-binding protein 1-like 2: MASLYVGDLHPEVTEAMLYEKFSPAGPILSIRICRDKITRRSLGYAYVNYQQPVDAKRALETLNFDVIKGRPVRIMWSQRDPSLRKSGVGNVFIKNLGKTIDNKALYNIFSAFGNILSCKVACDEKGPKGYGFVHFQKQESAERAIDAMNGMFLNYRKIFVGRFKSHKEREAERGAWARQSTSADVKDFEEDTDEEATLR, translated from the coding sequence ATGGCCTCATTGTACGTGGGGGACCTGCACCCTGAGGTGACAGAGGCAATGCTGTACGAGAAGTTCAGCCCCGCAGGGCCTATCCTTTCTATCCGCATTTGCAGAGACAAGATCACCCGCCGCTCCTTGGGCTACGCATATGTCAACTACCAGCAACCGGTGGATGCCAAGCGCGCCCTGGAGACCCTGAACTTTGATGTCATCAAGGGCAGGCCAGTGCGCATCATGTGGTCCCAGCGGGACCCCTCGCTGCGCAAGAGCGGGGTGGGCAACGTCTTCATCAAGAACCTGGGCAAGACCATCGACAACAAGGCTCTGTACAACATCTTCTCGGCGTTCGGCAACATCCTCTCCTGCAAAGTGGCCTGCGACGAAAAGGGGCCCAAGGGCTATGGTTTCGTGCACTTCCAGAAGCAGGAGTCCGCTGAGCGGGCCATTGATGCAATGAATGGCATGTTCCTGAACTACCGGAAAATTTTCGTTGGGAGATTCAAGTCCCATAAAGAACGAGAGGCTGAAAGGGGAGCTTGGGCCAGGCAGTCCACCAGTGCTGACGTCAAAGATTTCGAGGAAGACACCGATGAAGAGGCCACCCTGCGATGA